A DNA window from Daucus carota subsp. sativus chromosome 3, DH1 v3.0, whole genome shotgun sequence contains the following coding sequences:
- the LOC108215048 gene encoding protein SRC2 produces the protein MSTSRPSQRPLDLDITIVSAKHLKNVNWRNGPLKPYVIFWTDPDRRLATKSDDSGSTRPVWNEQFILPLTLSPLDSTLTLEIFHSKPLESAKPLVGILRFPIRNLVDSADSDESGKLRTFELRRPSGRPQGKIRLKLSIKERVLPDYQTAPQGGYYYSSAPPLSGPRGYPPVHSPPPPPPAPYGYVPDPYSGYYPSYYTQQQALPPPPPSPRPYYDTRFTGAPSAPVDYAPPRPSRMGVGSGVAMGAVAGALGGLALEEGLKYEEEKIAERVETDVNARDEYRDYRSEY, from the coding sequence ATGTCCACCTCTCGGCCATCGCAACGCCCGCTCGATCTCGACATCACAATCGTCTCCGCCAAGCACCTCAAGAACGTCAACTGGCGCAACGGCCCTCTCAAGCCTTACGTCATCTTCTGGACCGACCCGGACCGTCGTCTCGCCACCAAGTCCGACGATTCCGGGTCGACCCGACCCGTGTGGAACGAGCAATTCATCCTGCCCCTCACTCTCTCTCCTCTCGATTCTACCCTCACTCTAGAAATCTTCCACTCCAAGCCGCTCGAGTCGGCTAAGCCGCTCGTGGGTATTCTCCGCTTCCCGATTAGAAACCTGGTTGACTCGGCTGACTCGGACGAGTCGGGGAAGCTCAGGACGTTCGAGCTCCGACGCCCCTCGGGTCGGCCTCAGGGGAAGATCCGACTGAAACTATCCATTAAAGAACGTGTTTTGCCGGATTACCAAACTGCCCCTCAGGGTGGGTATTATTACTCTTCTGCCCCTCCGCTCTCCGGTCCACGTGGCTACCCGCCGGTTCattctccacctccacctcctccgGCTCCGTATGGATACGTGCCGGATCCTTATTCGGGTTATTACCCGAGCTATTACACCCAGCAGCAAGCTCTTCCACCTCCACCGCCTTCTCCGAGGCCTTATTATGATACTCGATTTACTGGAGCTCCTAGCGCCCCTGTCGATTACGCACCACCGAGGCCTTCGAGGATGGGAGTAGGGAGTGGAGTGGCAATGGGAGCTGTGGCGGGGGCGCTTGGCGGTTTGGCATTGGAGGAAGGGTTGAAGTATGAAGAGGAGAAAATCGCGGAACGTGTTGAGACGGACGTGAATGCTAGGGATGAGTACAGGGATTATCGAAGTGAGTATTAA
- the LOC108215047 gene encoding uncharacterized acetyltransferase At3g50280, with amino-acid sequence MPCSISLNSLTHLSKSTVFPDQKTSPVLMKLSVSDLPMLSCHYIQKGCLFAPPHVPIPERIALLKQGLSKTLSHFPALAGRLITDQEGYVYISCNDAGAEFIHATSTHVSIRDILSPVHVPDSVKQFFAFDGVVSYEGHFRPILAVQVTELHDGIFIGCSVNHAVVDGTSLWNFFNTFAEVCNRGARKMSKQPDFSRDSVIISSAILKVPEEGLKVTFDVHAPLKERIFSFSRESILKLKEKVNNNKKWSLFGNGGIDAVELMAKQSNDPMNEKITSMIVNWLGINGVTKTEMNDPTVEISSFQSLCALLWRAVTRARKFPANKTTTFRMAVNCRHRLEPKLNPYYFGNAIQSIPTYAPAGEVLSHDLRWCAEQLNKNVKAHDDQMVRSFVKNWEKDPRCFPLGNFDGAMITMGSSPRFPMYENDFGWGKPIAVRSGKANKFDGKISAFPGREGGGSVDLEVVLAPETMAGLEADSEFMQFVSGC; translated from the coding sequence ATGCCTTGCTCAATCTCTCTCAACTCCCTCACTCATCTCTCCAAATCCACCGTCTTTCCGGACCAAAAAACAAGTCCAGTTTTAATGAAACTCTCGGTCTCTGATCTTCCTATGCTCTCCTGTCATTACATTCAGAAAGGCTGCTTATTCGCTCCACCACACGTTCCGATCCCCGAGCGCATCGCGCTCCTCAAACAAGGCCTTTCCAAGACTCTGTCCCATTTCCCCGCGCTGGCTGGGCGTTTGATAACTGACCAGGAGGGCTATGTTTACATCTCATGTAACGATGCTGGCGCGGAGTTTATACATGCTACTAGTACTCATGTTTCCATCAGGGACATTTTGTCCCCGGTCCATGTTCCTGATTCTGTCAAACAGTTCTTCGCGTTTGACGGGGTTGTCAGCTATGAAGGTCATTTTAGGCCTATTCTGGCGGTCCAGGTCACGGAGTTACACGATGGAATTTTTATCGGGTGTTCTGTTAATCACGCTGTGGTGGACGGAACTTCGTTATGGAATTTCTTCAATACTTTTGCTGAAGTTTGTAATAGGGGCGCTAGAAAGATGTCGAAGCAGCCTGATTTCAGCCGCGACTCTGTGATTATATCATCGGCAATCCTGAAAGTTCCTGAGGAAGGACTTAAGGTGACGTTTGATGTGCACGCTCCGTTGAAGGAGAGGATTTTTAGTTTCAGCCGGGAGTCAATTCTGAAGCTGAAAGAAAaggttaataataataagaaatgGAGTTTGTTTGGTAACGGAGGAATTGACGCGGTGGAATTGATGGCGAAGCAGAGTAATGATCCGATGAACGAGAAGATCACGTCGATGATTGTGAATTGGCTGGGAATTAACGGAGTGACGAAAACGGAAATGAACGATCCGACGGTGGAGATTTCATCTTTTCAGTCCCTATGTGCTCTTCTTTGGCGAGCGGTGACACGTGCTCGTAAATTCCCAGCCAACAAAACGACCACGTTTCGGATGGCAGTGAATTGCAGGCACAGGCTCGAGCCGAAGCTGAATCCGTATTATTTCGGAAACGCAATTCAGAGCATTCCGACTTATGCCCCGGCTGGGGAGGTTTTGTCGCACGATTTGCGGTGGTGTGCGGAGCAGCTGAACAAAAATGTCAAGGCTCATGATGATCAAATGGTGAGGAGCTTTGTGAAGAATTGGGAGAAGGATCCGCGTTGTTTCCCATTGGGAAACTTCGATGGCGCTATGATCACAATGGGGAGTTCGCCTCGGTTTCCGATGTACGAAAATGATTTCGGGTGGGGGAAACCGATCGCGGTTCGAAGCGGGAAGGCGAATAAATTTGACGGGAAGATTTCGGCGTTTCCGGGCCGGGAAGGTGGCGGAAGTGTGGATTTGGAGGTGGTTTTGGCACCTGAGACAATGGCTGGATTGGAAGCGGATTCGGAGTTTATGCAATTTGTTTCGGGGTGTTAG
- the LOC108213625 gene encoding WUSCHEL-related homeobox 5, producing MDESLSGFSMKARGCGGGGGNKCGRWNPTSEQVKVLTDLFRSGLRTPSTDQIQKISTQLSFYGKIENKNVFYWFQNHKARERQKRRRVYNVSDPSDDEIIHCKDKVSSIKQFGERKQVVSEEPERVIETLQLFPLNSFDESEPEKLRLYASEYNKENGSTFIYSFGRDQVDNPYHPPLDLRLSFV from the exons ATGGACGAGAGCCTTTCAGGGTTTTCGATGAAAGCTCGCGGTTGCGGCGGCGGGGGTGGAAATAAGTGCGGGAGGTGGAACCCGACGAGCGAACAGGTTAAGGTTCTGACCGATCTGTTTAGGTCAGGACTGAGGACTCCTAGTACTGATCAGATACAAAAGATCTCAACACAGCTGAGCTTTTATGGCAAGATAGAGAACAAGAATGTGTTTTATTGGTTTCAGAATCATAAAGCTAGGGAAAGGCAGAAACGTCGCAGGGTTTATAATGTTAGTGATCCTAGTGACGATGAGATCATTCATTGCAAAGACAAGGTTTCCTCGATCAAAC AATTTGGAGAAAGAAAGCAGGTTGTTTCGGAGGAGCCAGAGAGAGTGATCGAGACGCTGCAGCTGTTTCCTTTGAATTCATTCGATGAGTCGGAGCCGGAGAAGCTGAGACTGTATGCAAGCGAGTACAATAAAGAAAACGGTTCGACCTTCATTTATTCGTTTGGAAGAGATCAAGTGGATAATCCATATCATCCACCACTAGATTTGCGCTTAAGCTTCGTGTAA